One part of the Rhizobium indicum genome encodes these proteins:
- a CDS encoding protein kinase domain-containing protein: MIAIPARYQPRGGAASGGMSHATVCLDTHLDRDVLVKELQRGVDQRRILDEVAALTSIRSKHVVQIYDVIKDRAGAIVGLVEEYIPGSDLTDSIPVTDPNEFLRIGYAIACGISDIHAAGRVHRDIKPNNIKFDNEGCLKIFDFGLAREGRIDAATQGAVGTPGFMAPELCVADDEVVEFTEAIDVYAFGATMLALALQRLPRQLRQFPPRLPCTEADFASTGLALTADISSAMNICLAENAADRPRMPLVRDAIGEQLLRDQHRATLVVNGTVHVLDAGRRAVTITLPQGVAQLRYDGLRFSINVQSGDVYVNNMQLVGPQRLPKSSVITFGRPALGMNRIHVPIDVSHPEVVL, translated from the coding sequence ATGATCGCGATACCCGCCAGATATCAACCTCGCGGCGGGGCCGCCAGCGGTGGCATGTCTCACGCAACGGTTTGCTTGGATACGCATCTAGACCGCGACGTGTTAGTCAAAGAATTGCAGCGTGGCGTCGATCAAAGACGAATTTTAGATGAGGTTGCGGCCCTCACTTCGATCCGCTCAAAACACGTAGTTCAGATTTATGACGTCATCAAAGATCGAGCTGGAGCCATCGTTGGGCTGGTAGAAGAATATATCCCGGGCAGCGATCTTACTGACTCTATTCCTGTGACAGATCCAAATGAGTTTCTCCGGATCGGTTACGCGATAGCATGTGGAATCTCGGACATACATGCTGCTGGCCGTGTCCATCGGGATATAAAGCCGAACAATATCAAGTTTGATAATGAAGGTTGCCTCAAGATATTTGACTTCGGGCTGGCTCGCGAGGGGCGGATCGACGCGGCTACTCAAGGTGCTGTTGGAACTCCGGGGTTCATGGCGCCCGAGTTGTGCGTCGCTGATGATGAAGTCGTGGAGTTCACAGAAGCAATTGATGTATACGCTTTCGGCGCGACCATGTTAGCCCTCGCTCTTCAGAGGTTGCCAAGACAATTGCGCCAGTTTCCCCCACGGCTACCTTGTACGGAGGCCGACTTTGCTTCTACAGGCTTAGCTCTGACCGCCGATATCTCCTCAGCCATGAACATCTGTTTGGCCGAAAACGCCGCGGATCGACCACGCATGCCGTTGGTTCGCGATGCTATCGGGGAGCAGCTCCTACGTGATCAACATCGCGCGACACTTGTTGTTAACGGAACCGTCCATGTTCTCGACGCCGGTCGGCGGGCCGTTACTATTACGCTTCCGCAAGGCGTCGCTCAACTTCGTTATGATGGTTTGAGATTTTCCATAAACGTTCAATCCGGCGATGTTTACGTCAACAACATGCAGCTTGTCGGGCCGCAGCGTTTGCCGAAGTCGTCCGT
- a CDS encoding PP2C family protein-serine/threonine phosphatase, translated as MNDILYDRIFNLLAGRQSRAVESMDLSAVGSIVGSVRNRNEDVAAVINVRHGSEPSKDFMLGLVCDGMGGMSDGREAALIAASSFVAAVLRNIRFSGPKHGLAVSLASAQRAVFNELRGSGGTTLSAAYVDQSPQAWLTHVGDSRIYAINSSNELRQITRDDTIGAALQREHENRPDNNRLIQFVGLDGELDPQLHSFDRGSLNGLLVTSDGAHSTPPELLSTIARHSKTGLELVRKMLNVADALGGLDNATAVHIPCASGADARQGDHRQDDDVVVTILCSSGQHDIWLAPTQRVETPSSRLPVSSYQKPDNRRGAGAAAPENKRAKKPKSPRQNAKNRPQDELPLPIEKPVAKLDFSDDGDSKS; from the coding sequence TTGAACGATATTCTTTATGACAGGATTTTTAATCTGCTCGCAGGCCGACAGTCCCGGGCGGTAGAGTCGATGGACCTGTCAGCTGTTGGCTCAATCGTGGGCTCCGTGAGAAACCGAAACGAAGATGTCGCCGCCGTTATAAATGTGCGACACGGCAGTGAACCGTCTAAAGATTTCATGCTTGGTCTTGTCTGTGACGGAATGGGGGGAATGAGCGACGGGAGAGAAGCCGCCCTGATCGCGGCGAGCAGCTTTGTTGCCGCAGTGCTCCGAAATATTCGTTTCTCGGGACCGAAGCATGGCCTGGCCGTCTCGCTCGCGTCAGCTCAACGTGCAGTATTCAACGAACTTCGAGGGAGTGGCGGGACAACCCTGTCTGCTGCGTACGTCGACCAATCCCCTCAAGCTTGGCTTACCCATGTTGGCGACTCACGCATTTACGCAATAAACTCCTCCAACGAACTCCGTCAGATTACCCGAGACGACACAATCGGCGCAGCTTTACAGCGCGAGCATGAAAACCGCCCCGACAACAATCGTTTGATTCAATTCGTCGGATTGGACGGCGAGCTTGACCCGCAATTGCACTCATTCGACCGAGGAAGCTTGAACGGGCTTCTCGTTACCTCTGACGGGGCGCACAGTACGCCGCCCGAACTATTATCGACAATTGCCAGACATTCGAAGACTGGCCTTGAGTTGGTGCGCAAGATGCTCAATGTGGCGGACGCATTGGGCGGACTGGATAATGCGACGGCGGTCCATATTCCATGCGCATCGGGCGCAGACGCGCGCCAAGGTGACCACAGGCAAGATGACGATGTTGTCGTAACTATTCTCTGCAGTTCTGGACAGCACGACATTTGGCTCGCCCCCACCCAAAGGGTCGAAACTCCGTCGTCAAGATTGCCTGTTTCAAGCTACCAGAAGCCGGATAACCGTAGAGGTGCTGGCGCGGCCGCGCCGGAGAACAAAAGGGCGAAAAAACCAAAGTCGCCCAGGCAAAATGCAAAAAACCGACCACAAGATGAGCTGCCACTCCCCATAGAAAAGCCAGTGGCCAAACTTGACTTTTCAGATGACGGGGACTCAAAATCATGA